In Citrobacter sp. RHB25-C09, the following proteins share a genomic window:
- the tsr gene encoding methyl-accepting chemotaxis protein — protein sequence MLKRIKIVTSLMLVLALFGLLQLASGGLFFNALKNDKENFTVLQTIRQQQSTLNGSWVALLQTRNTLNRAGIRYMMDQNNIGSGATVADLMQIASVSLKQAEKNWADYEALPRDPRQSEAASAEIKRNYDIYHNALAELIQLLGAGKINEFFDQPTQGYQDGFEKQYVNYLQQNDRLYDIAVADNVSSYSQAMWILGSVLFAVLVVIVVVWSGIKLTLLAPMNRLIDSIRHIASGDLVKRIDVEGTNEMGQLAESLRHMQSELMRTVGDVRNGANAIYSGASEIAMGNNDLSSRTEQQAASLEETAASMEELTATVKQNAENARQASHLALSASETAQKGGKVVDNVVQTMRDIASSSQKIADIISVIDGIAFQTNILALNAAVEAARAGEQGRGFAVVAGEVRNLAQRSAQAAREIKSLIEDSVSRVDVGSTLVESAGETMDEIVNAVTRVTDIMGEIASASDEQSRGIDQVGLAVAEMDRVTQQNASLVEESAAAAAALEEQASRLTQAVAVFRIQQEQQRAREMSFVKPASTQVQPRKTAVADAGDNWETF from the coding sequence ATGTTAAAACGTATCAAAATTGTGACCAGCCTGATGCTGGTTTTGGCATTATTTGGCCTTTTACAACTCGCATCCGGTGGTTTGTTCTTTAACGCGTTAAAGAATGACAAAGAGAACTTCACCGTATTGCAGACCATTCGCCAGCAGCAGTCCACGCTGAATGGCAGTTGGGTTGCTCTGCTGCAAACCCGTAACACGCTCAACCGCGCGGGTATTCGCTACATGATGGATCAGAACAACATCGGCAGCGGCGCGACCGTTGCGGATCTGATGCAGATTGCCAGCGTATCCCTGAAACAGGCGGAGAAGAATTGGGCAGATTACGAAGCGCTGCCGCGCGATCCGCGTCAAAGTGAGGCGGCGTCTGCTGAAATCAAACGTAATTACGACATCTATCACAACGCGCTGGCTGAGCTGATCCAATTGTTGGGCGCCGGCAAGATCAATGAGTTTTTTGATCAGCCCACCCAGGGATATCAGGACGGGTTTGAGAAGCAGTATGTGAACTACCTGCAGCAGAACGACCGTCTGTATGACATCGCTGTTGCTGATAACGTCAGCTCTTATAGCCAGGCGATGTGGATTCTGGGTAGCGTTCTTTTCGCCGTGCTGGTGGTGATTGTTGTCGTCTGGTCAGGGATCAAACTAACGCTTCTCGCACCGATGAACCGTCTGATTGACAGTATTCGTCATATTGCCAGTGGCGATCTGGTGAAGCGTATTGATGTCGAAGGCACGAATGAGATGGGCCAACTGGCCGAAAGCCTGCGCCACATGCAGAGCGAGCTGATGCGCACCGTGGGAGACGTACGTAACGGGGCGAACGCTATTTATAGCGGCGCAAGCGAAATTGCGATGGGTAACAACGATCTCTCTTCCCGTACCGAACAGCAGGCCGCTTCTCTGGAAGAAACGGCTGCCAGCATGGAAGAGCTGACCGCTACCGTGAAGCAGAACGCCGAAAACGCCCGTCAGGCGAGCCATCTGGCGCTGAGTGCTTCTGAGACGGCCCAGAAAGGCGGTAAAGTGGTCGATAACGTGGTGCAGACCATGCGCGACATCGCTTCCAGTTCGCAGAAAATTGCCGACATTATCAGCGTGATCGACGGCATTGCTTTCCAGACTAACATTCTGGCGCTGAACGCAGCGGTCGAAGCCGCACGTGCGGGCGAGCAGGGGCGTGGATTTGCGGTGGTAGCGGGTGAAGTACGTAACCTGGCACAGCGCAGTGCCCAGGCGGCGCGTGAAATCAAGAGCCTGATTGAAGACTCGGTAAGCCGCGTTGACGTCGGTTCTACGCTGGTAGAAAGCGCGGGTGAAACCATGGATGAGATCGTGAATGCGGTGACACGCGTGACCGATATCATGGGTGAAATCGCTTCGGCATCCGATGAGCAGAGTCGCGGGATCGATCAGGTGGGGCTGGCCGTGGCTGAGATGGATCGTGTCACTCAGCAGAACGCCTCGCTGGTAGAGGAATCTGCCGCCGCAGCCGCTGCGCTGGAAGAACAGGCCAGCCGACTGACGCAGGCTGTTGC